TCCAGTAAGAAGAACATTTGGGTTGAAGGCAGGACAGACTGTGAGAGCAGAGGATCAGATCTGGTGACGATTaacagcaaagaggaacaggtgagtgtgtttgttcaagTCACGctgatggatttatttttcagaCTCACAAGATAATTTAACatggaacagaaaaaaaaagagttctgAATGTAAAATAGtaattattgtcttttttctccAATTTAGGATTTTGTTACCAGTTTGAATGAGAATGATAAGTTCTGGATCGGTCTAGAgacaataataaaatctaaacctAATGAGTGGGAATGGGAGTGGGTGGACGGATCTCCACTGACAGAAACGTGAGACggtttttatttctattcaaGTCAGTTTTACAAATGGAAATATGTACatgttgaattaaaaacaacaaaacagtgaagTAAGCTGGAGTTAAGCTGTTCTCATCTGCAGTCTGTGATGAGGTTAAGTAACAgtaaaaaatgtgttcaaacCACCGGTCACAGTTCAAGTTACTGAATGTGTGAGCAGCTCTCTGTGTCTTCAACCTCAACATTTAGAACTACTGAGACTTTAGTTCCTTTAATCTTGTCTAACGTGTCTGATCAGATATTTGCCAGTGATCTTTTTGTGTGGAATTGTCTGAAATATTCAAAGTGaagttgtttaaatgtgaaaataaggAGTTCCAGTACATTATAAAAAAGGtatgtatttaatttgtctCACAGGTCCTGGGCAGAGGAACACTTGAAGTTTTACCCAGAGTGGTACGCTGTAACATGTGATCCACAaggaaaatggaagaaaaaccACTATGATGATCGTGTTTCTGTTCACTGGATCTGTGAGAAAGAGATTTTCAGCTTCATCTGATGACGGAGAGTAGAGAGTAGTGTTTGTAGTGTTGATGAAGCTGTTTGTTAAATCAACGCAaagacatttagtcatttatcgCTTTTATCCAAATGGACTAAGGAGtttttgcctaaggaccccaCTTTAGGTCGCTTTTCACTTCGTTGTCCagtcacattttacaacattgttgctttaaatgtttcttttgacTTTGAATTGAAACCCCTCATTTGACTTTTTACAGTTTAGAATCACTCTGAACTTTAATGATTCCTCGTTAGAGACTCTGtcagtaataaatattttaagaaCTTAATCTGGTCTTGTTGGTGATTTTCTGGGTTCTTGTAAGTTtcacataattattattatgattattattgttattaaattaaGTTATTACTTAATGCAGTTATAATAACTACAGGTAAATACATTTAACTAATACATCCATCTACTAATTATTTGCTAAAGGTGTTACATCAACTAAGGTATTCTCATAAACACTACTTGATATTCATAACTATCCTATTAACCGTAATTACTATGGTAATAAGAATcaaaaaacagtcaaataatACACTATATAACACTAAGTAGCTGTTAAGAAATCTCATGACCATTAAAGTTTACCTGCTCTTTGAGATATCAAGTTTTATTAGTTGAAAATCATTTGTGTCAAAGCAGCACTTGTTTCGATGCCTCATGTCTTCATGTGAAAAATGATGTGACCATCCCAAATAAAGCTCTATTACATCACAGTCGTACAGAACATTCAGTGTGATTTTCATTCTGCTTAATCAGAAGCAGAGTCTATTTTAAAGTCATCTGGTTTCATAATGCATCATGCAGCGATGACAGTTACACCAATAGTAACATGTagacatgtttatttacattcactACATCTTTCTCTGATTTATTTCACCCACTGATGTAAGATCAAGGATTTAACCAGCAGATGGTGACATTATTGACTCTTCTCTGGTTCCACTGGACCAGTTTTCACTTCTCCACACAGATCTAGTCCTACAGAGAGAACTGCCTGTATCATCCTCATTTTCTCAGAGTCAGCATCTACTTACATTTAGCTAGAAGATTATAATCAGGAGAGAGAAACACCTGTTCAGTTAGTTTTACTGAATAAACTCAAACTGATCGTTTTAAATCTAATTGGTGTAAATTCTTAACTTGAACCATGTGAAATCTACTGATGGAACATAATGTAAGAAAAACTCTTTTCATCAAGGATCAGTTAGTTGGAAAAATAcacttatatataatatgtcGTCTTTCATTTAGTGTAAATAGTTTGATGTGTCAAGTGTTGGTGTCATgatccacttcctgtctgactcTGACTTTAGTGTGATCCACCACTGGTACTGTCTGACTCCTCCCTCATCCTGTGCTCTGCCTTGACTGTGTGTTAACTGTCACCTATTCAGTGTCACTGCTGTCAAAGAACAAAGACCAACAAATTACATTGTAAAACGGagctcgggtcctctaccagaggcaTGGGAGCTTCTGGTAGAGGTAGCTCAATCTTGTACTTAGAGCttgttcctgtgctgccatGATTATCTTAGCTGTTCTAGTACCACTGTTGTCATTATCTTCCACGTCATGTTCTGAAggatggaagaagtttggatGCAGCTGTTACTTCAAATCCACTAAGAATAAAACCTGGTCTCAGCGCAGGACAGACTGTAGGAACAGAGGATCAGATGTGATGATGAtcaacagcaaagaggaacaaaaagctgctgcctacaacagactggtaacaGAGAACTTCCTGTTGCCCACATTAAAGAAGTAgagtctgctctgtctcttcctccaccACCCACCCTGATTCTGATCACCTGCTCAGACCCACAACCTCTCAcctgtacaaactgtggtctgtctgtcaggtggTCAGTTCATTTAGAGCAGCTGAAGACGAACATCTCAGCAGTAGCACgacatgatgtcttccaaaGCTTCGGCACACGCTCCTGTctcaggctgaggttgaagaggtgctgtaaGATCCCACAGAGCTGATCAGCACAGGCCTTCATGTGACTGGACTGATGTTCCTCTGGACGTCAGTGTAGAGAATCCATTAAAGAACATGAACCATATTAATGGCTGCACTGGGTTCCTGATCAGTCTGATTCTGTTTCTATGTAACGCCAAACCTTTGCACAGTACTTATCCTCTCACATGTTGATAAAGGATTTGACTTGACTTACACTCAGGAAGTGCAGCACAGATCTGTAACTACAGGGCGCCATCCAGTGGTGGAGAGCAGTAttacaacaacactgaacactggtacatgtttcagttttatgaggtgtaaataataataataataaaaataataataataataataataataataataataataataataataataataataataataataataataataataataaattaatcagcagggttttaaaaatgaagaatgagCTGCTGAGCGTACAGAGGTGGGTCggttgttccaccatcgtggaaccacagagctgaacagtttagcctgggatcttttgaggtgaggggaccaccATCGTTGTTCTCTCTCAGACCACAGTGAGCGAGAGTCTTGTAGACCTgaatgagggagttcaggtaccGGTGCTGTCGAGTCGACCACTCTGTAGGTAAGAGTCAGGACtctgaacctgatgcagcagctccatgaagccagtgcagagatctgaacagtggtgtaacgtgtcctgtTTACGGATCAAACATGAGACGTTCTGCTGCGTTTTGGATCCTCTgcaggtttgatggtgcagctggtgacaccgtcagtaagacactgaaGTAGTCAAGACCACATatgaccagaaccagaacaataAGTTGTGTgtatcatgtttttctgcaggtcGTGACCTTGCTGAAAGACCTTTACACCTGTTTTGATGCCATCATTGACAACTTTGATGTTTACAAGGTTAAAGACACcgtgctaagctaagctagcaACGTCCTGCAGTTTGGGGTTTGTAGGAGAAAACTACCAAGTTCACAtttgaaacagtaaaaaactgaaaaccttcTCCCTCAGGTGGAGACCATTGGTGACGCCTACATGGTGGTGTCAGGTCTGCCGGTCCAGAATGG
Above is a genomic segment from Anabas testudineus chromosome 11, fAnaTes1.2, whole genome shotgun sequence containing:
- the LOC113153575 gene encoding atrial natriuretic peptide receptor 1-like, with protein sequence MGASGRGWKKFGCSCYFKSTKNKTWSQRRTDCRNRGSDVMMINSKEEQKAAAYNRLVVTLLKDLYTCFDAIIDNFDVYKVETIGDAYMVVSGLPVQNGKLYTREVAWMSLALLDAVKSFRIQHRPNQQLKLRIGIHSGQ